A window of the Pararge aegeria chromosome 2, ilParAegt1.1, whole genome shotgun sequence genome harbors these coding sequences:
- the LOC120634252 gene encoding tsukushin-like, with translation MGSRGIEKWRWLVVVLAWVCGATARTLCPPRCACDDALRAASCANAGLEIVPIQLNPEATHINLTHNTIADLLYTFAFYTQLTILDISYNRVQDLGSKNFDNNMEMTNLNVSHNALKRLDKDTFVGLKRLIDLDLSNNDITNIHPQTFKDLSVLERLDLSNNRLVSFEAETFEPLSSLKILSLKNNSILEIPSTNLFFVVRLEYLDLSENLIQRIDKHGIPYLKELKHLDFNNNIIEGVDQLGLHNLPSLRHLDLSDNNLTTIPTSALSKLSNLSHLYLSGNFFHNISSLSFQSLFHLKHLHLSRVYDLEKIDSRAFVDNINLQKIWMNENLKVREVPSRLFHGNPKLTHIYIRNNALETLEASHFPIDTLQELEISGNPFACNCSLLWLWKLGRNSEIRGKSSDNTSTILKIDYEDVKCSAPGHLKGILFVQIPESEFGCSNGWVVVAVVVLTVSIIISVVGGVLYFMGPLKRCKGDKSKQVMTSVMLNGDVSKMGNGLGYSTRSREQETKRDVDRYLMIGSTVTNNFHSLNPPWNSVDKSPYYQEDSEEHIYQQFAYETIPHHRTPEKPHIVYV, from the coding sequence ATGGGCTCACGCGGCATAGAAAAGTGGCGTTGGTTGGTGGTAGTTTTAGCATGGGTATGTGGAGCAACTGCGAGAACGTTATGTCCACCGAGATGCGCTTGCGACGATGCCTTACGAGCTGCCTCCTGCGCCAACGCAGGACTAGAAATCGTCCCCATTCAACTCAATCCAGAAGCGACTCACATCAACCTTACCCACAATACAATCGCAGATCTTCTGTATACTTTCGCTTTCTACACGCAGCTAACCATACTGGACATATCTTACAACAGAGTACAGGATTTAGGTAGTAAAAATTTCGATAACAACATGGAGATGACGAACCTTAATGTAAGTCACAATGCGCTCAAGCGACTAGACAAGGATACTTTCGTCGGCCTGAAGAGATTAATTGACTTAGATTTATCAAATAACGATATAACAAATATACACCCACAAACATTTAAAGATCTCTCAGTTTTAGAAAGGCTTGACTTATCAAATAATAGATTGGTGAGTTTCGAGGCCGAAACATTCGAGCCCCTATCGTCGCTTAAAATATTGTCACTGAAAAACAACTCCATTTTAGAAATACCATCGACTAATCTCTTCTTTGTTGTTCGTTTGGAGTACTTGGACCTATCTGAAAATTTAATTCAACGGATAGACAAGCATGGAATACCGTATTTAAAAGAGTTGAAGCATTTAGACTTCAACAACAATATAATTGAAGGCGTCGATCAGTTGGGTCTGCACAACTTACCTTCACTCCGCCATTTGGATCTAAGCGATAACAATTTAACAACAATCCCTACATCTGCTCTTTCAAAATTATCGAACTTATCGCATTTGTACCTTAGCGGCAATTTCTTTCATAACATTTCGTCACTATCTTTTCAAAGCCTATTTCACTTAAAACATTTACATTTGAGTAGGGTGTATGACTTAGAGAAGATTGATTCTAGGGCttttgtagataatataaatttacagaAAATATGGATGAATGAAAACTTGAAAGTAAGAGAAGTGCCATCAAGATTATTTCACGGTAATCCGAAGTTGACGCACatttatataagaaataatgCACTTGAAACTCTAGAAGCATCACATTTTCCAATAGATACCCTTCAAGAACTTGAAATTTCTGGCAATCCATTTGCGTGCAATTGTTCTTTATTATGGCTCTGGAAACTTGGAAGGAATAGTGAAATACGAGGTAAAAGTTCTGATAATACAAGTACAATACTTAAAATAGATTATGAAGATGTGAAATGTTCTGCGCCAGGACATttgaaaggtattttatttgtacaaatcCCTGAATCTGAATTTGGTTGCTCAAACGGATGGGTGGTAGTTGCGGTTGTGGTGCTAACTGTAAGTATAATTATAAGTGTGGTGGGAGGTGTTTTGTATTTCATGGGCCCATTAAAAAGATGTAAAGGAGATAAATCAAAGCAAGTCATGACCAGTGTCATGTTAAATGGAGACGTGTCCAAAATGGGAAATGGCTTAGGATATTCAACACGTAGCAGGGAGCAAGAGACGAAGAGGGACGTTGACCGATATCTAATGATCGGTTCTACAGTTACAAATAACTTTCACTCATTAAATCCACCTTGGAATAGTGTTGACAAAAGTCCATATTATCAAGAAGATAGCGAAGAGCATATTTATCAACAGTTTGCCTATGAAACAATACCTCACCATAGAACCCCTGAGAAACCACACATAGTGTATGTTTAA